Genomic window (Burkholderia pyrrocinia):
AGGCATGCCGGTTGGGAATACCCGAATGGCGACGGCTATGCGTCGCTTCCGTTGCCAAGCGCGATGCAGGTCAACAGTGTGCAGACCTATCATGCAGCCGGGCTTGCGGGCATCGGGTTGATCCAGGCGGGATATTCGGCGCTCGCGCATCACATCGAAAGCGGCGCGCTAGTGGAGGTTCTGCCGGACTTGCGTCCTGAGCCCCTCCCCGCGTCGCTCGTCGTGGCCCATCGGCGTAACCTGTCGCCACGCGTCCGGGCCTTCATGGATTGGATCGAGCGGGTATTGGAGCCCTATTTTGATTGACCTTCGGGAGTAGCGGCTCGGAGGGGCAGTGGACGAGTTGTCAGGTATCCGGGGCATGGCAGCCATTGGAGCGTCGGTGCACGAGCCTGGCCGAGCGGCAGAAAATGGCCGAACCCGGAAGCGCGAAGTCGGACGCCGGTCGCGCGCCCTGGCGCAAGTGGCCGAACTACCTCAGTCGACTGCGGACTCAACCCGTCGATGCAACACACTTGAGGCTGCATGGCAGCGAGGCGTGTTGCAACGAAACCGAGACGCGCGGCCTCGCGCATCGCAACGGGATCATTCACGACGACGGTTTCGTCGAGCGCGCCCGCGATCTCGATACTGTTCGCATTCCGTAACATCCAGTCACGACCTCGCCCCGTGCGCGGCGAGTGCTTGGCGATGCCGTTGCTGGCAGTGGGTCCTGAAGGATCGGCCGGCGGCGGCCGGCCGGATATCCGAAAAACTGCCGCCCTCCGCCCCCGTCCCTGCTCGTACCCCAACCGAACGGCTGGCCATCGCGGGCGGGAAACCGGTGACGGGGCGGGCCCGTCAGCCTGCTCCGAACGCTGCTGACCGGGCTGTATGGAAAGGCGTACGATGAAGAAATCATCGAACGCCAGGCTCATCCGCGCCGCGCTTGAGTGTGTAACGTCTCCCCAGTCAGGAGGTCTTGCCATGATCCAGTATCGCACCGAGCCCGATTCCCCTGTCATCGAAATTTCCGTCGAAGGCAAAATCACCGACCACGAACTGCGCGAGGCCATCGAGCGCATGCGTGGCGATCTCGAGCTGAACGGCAAGACCCGCGTGCTCGAACGCATCGAGCATTTCACCGGCATCGAGCCGAAGGCGCTGTGGACCGACATAACGCTCGGCGTTCCCGTGAGTCGCAAGGTCACGCGCGCCGCCGTGGTGGCCGATGCAGGCTGGATCCGAGCGTCGATACATCTGGCGCGGTTCTTTACGAAGGCCGAAGTCAAGGTATTCCACGTCGACGAGCTGGAGCAGGCGCGCGTCTGGATCAACACCTGAACGCCACCAGGCGAATTTCGTAGCAGTCCGGACGCACGTCCGAGCGCGATTGACCGTAGGCGGTCCGTAAGCGACGCCTGTTGGATCGGTATGCACGGAATCGGAATGCGTCTTCCCGGGATGACGAATGATTCTTTACGGAATACTTACCGTCAACCGTAGCGTCCCGAGGACCGTTCATACGTTGCAAAGCGGCTTTCTCCCGGCGGCGCGTTCAGCGTACGCCGGTTCCTGTTCGAATCCATGCTGGCTCTTTCTCGGCAAGACCAGCGCAATCATTATCGGACCCATATGGCATTTCGCCTGTCCTTGCGAGCAGCAGCCACGATTCCCGTTCTTAGCATCGTGATGCTCGGCGGGTGCACTGCCGCGACGCAGCACCATACCGACGCGACCGGTACGTATCAGTCACACACCGACGCACATCCGAAGCCTGCGCCCGGCGCCCGCGTGGCCGGCGCACCTTTTGTCCACCCCGGCCTGCTGCATACGGAGAGCGATTTCACGCGCATGCGCGTGAACGTCGCCGCGCGGCGGCAGCCGTGGTTCGACGGCTGGCAACGCCTGGTTGCCAACCGGCATGCATCGCTCGACTGGAAGCCGAATCCGCAGCCGGCCATCTATCGCGGACGCAACCCCGACCACGCAGAGAATTACGCCACGCTCTTCAACGATGCCGCTGCGGCCTACGCGCTTGCGCTTCGATGGAAGATCACCGGCGACGACGCCTACGCGCAACACGCCATAGACGTCCTGAATGCGTGGTCGCGCACGCTGACGACGATCGATGGCAGTTCCGACAAGTTCCTGGCTTCCGGTATTTACGGCTACCAGCTGGCGAACGCCGGCGAAATCCTGCGCACGTCCCCGCAGTGGCGCGCCGACGATTTCCGGCGCTTCCAGTCGATGATGCTGGGCGTGTTCTATCCGATGAACCACGACTTCCTGACGCGCCACAACGGCGCAAGGATCGACCACTACTGGGCTAACTGGGATCTCGCAAACATGGCATCCATGCTGGCGATCGGGGTCCTGACCGACCGTCACGACATCTATGCCGAAGCGGTCGACTATTTCAGGCATGGCGCCGGCAACGGTTCAATCGAACACGTGGTGTGGAAGCTGTATCCGGATGGGCTGGGTCAGGTGCAGGAAAGCGGGCGAGACCAGGGGCATACCATGCTCGATATCGCGCTGCTCGGGCCGTTCTGCCAGATGGCCTGGAGCCAGGGGGACGATCTGTACGGATATGACGACAACCGGTTCCTGCGCGGAGCGGAATACGCCGCCCGATACAACCTCGGGAAGGACGTGCCTTACACGCAATACACGAACAGCGACGTCACGCAGCCCGTCATCTCGCCGGGTTCACGCGGTGACGGGCGTCCGATCTGGGCACTCGTCTACAACCATTACGTCGTGCTCAAGGGGCTCTCCGCGCCGGACGTCGAGGCTTATGCCCGCAAGGTCGCGCCGGAAGGCGGCGGTGGCGACTACGGTCCCAACAGCGGCGGCTTCGATCAGCTCGGATATGGGACGTTGACATATACGCTCAAATGACGGCCAGCGGGCCGCAAACCGCCAGCGCTGGAACAGCGCCGGCGTGACTCATTCCCACGGATCAGGGCTGACGTTTGCCGCGGCCACCAGCGGGCTTGCCAGCCGGCTTGCGTGAACCCGCGGCCGACTTGCCGGCGGGTTTGCTGCGTGGCTTCTGCACGCCGAATGGGTTACCGCTGGACAAACCTGCGCCTTTACCTGCGGCTACTGCGCGCTGCGCCGCAGGCTTGCGTTTGTTTTCGCCGCCTTGCGGGCGCGGCTTTTTGCCGGGCACCTGCGTGGCGCCCGACGCAGCTTGCGGCACTTTGGGCTTCTTCGGCTTTTTGGGCTTCTTGACGATCTGGCCCGTTGCGCTGGTTTCCGGCACGCGGTGTTCGGCTTCAAAACCCGGCTCTTCTTCACGGGGCAGCGTTTGCCGGATCAGCGCTTCGATCGCGGCCAGTTGCGGCGCTTCGTCGGCACACACGAGGGACACCGCCACGCCGCTGGCGCCCGCGCGGCCGGTACGGCCGATACGGTGCACATAGTCTTGCGCCACGATCGGCAGATCGACGTTGATCACCAGCGGCAGATCGTCGATATCCAGCCCGCGCGCAGCCACATCGGTGGCGACCAGCATATTGACTTCGCCCGTCTTGAAGCGCTCCAGCGCACGCAGGCGCGCGGGTTGCGGTTTGTCGCCGTGGATGGTGTCGATCGCATAGCCCGCTTCATCCAGCATGGCCGCCAGGTAATCCACGCCTTTGCGGGTTTTGACGAACACCAGCGCGTGCTCCCAGTTGTTCTCGGCCACGAGGTGCATGAAGAGGTCGGGCTTGTTCCTTTTATCCACCGTCACCACCCACTGCTTGATCTTGCTGGCCGTGACATTGGGCGGGCTGACGCTGATATTGACCGGGCCGCGCAGAATGCCCGCCGCCATCGTGCGGATATCGTCGGTAAACGTGGCGGAGAACAGCAGAGTCTGGCGCTGGGTGGGCAACGCAGCAAAGACAGCATTGAGTTCGCGCGCAAAGCCGAGATCCAGCATGCGGTCGGCTTCATCCAGCACCAGCGTTTGTACCTGATCGAACTGCACTGCGTTCTGGCGATTGAGATCCAGCAAACGGCCCGGCGTGGCAACGAGCACATCCACGCCCTTGCGCAACTTCATCATCTGCGGGTTGATGCTCACACCGCCGTAGGCGGCCAGAAATCGCAAGTCGAGGCCTTTGCCGTAATCGACAAAGCTTTGCAGCACCTGTTCAGCCAGCTCACGCGTGGGCACCAGCACCAGAACGCGCACGCGGTTGCTGGACACCGCCGGCCCGTGTTGCACCAGCCGCTGCAACAGGGGAAGCGCGAAACCCGCCGTCTTGCCGGTGCCGGTCTGTGCCGCGGCCATGACGTCCTTGCCGCTGAGCACTGCAGGAATCGCCTTGGCCTGCACCGGCGTGGGTGTCTGGTAATTGCGGTCCTGCACATTACGCAGCAGGGGATCGATCAGGCCAAGCGAGGCAAAAGACATGGGGGCATTCCGGGCTAAAACCGCAATTCTAGCGGTTACCGCTCCGATTGCACCGCGCACGTCAATGGTCGGAAAGATCGACGTCGGTCGCCACTGAAAAACGTAGCGGTGCCGGGCCACGGCAAGTCCGTGGGACAAGTCGTGCTGCGATGGGTGGTTCAGCGTGGAATCGTCGCTCTGGCGAAGTCCGTGCGAAAGGAGCGGATGCTGGAAAACCTGGCCGTATTCGACTTCGAACTGTCCGAGGAAGACATGCAGGCCATCGCTACGCTGGAGACCGGCACGAGCAGCTTCTTCTCCCATCGCGATCCGGCGATCGTGAAGTGGATGAGCGAACGGAAACTCGGCCTTTGATACGCGATCGGGGGGCGTCCGGCCAATCAAGCCGGCCGCCCCTTCGCCGAAAGTGGTAACGCGCATGCGTCGGGTTCGCTGCGCTCGGTCGTCAGGCCTTAAAACTCGTCAACCTCTCTACGGCGCTTATCGTGTCGCCGCCAAGGAATCCTGCCCTGCCCGCGTCTTGCCCACTCGGACGAAATCGGAAATGTTCAGAGGGACCGTATCCGCCTTGGCACTCGAGCGCGTCTTCCTGGCGGCACCCAGGATCGGCCCCAGGTGTTCATAAAAGCACTCGAGCTGTCGCGCATCGGACGCCAGTCGCTCGAGATCGAGCGCCCTCTCAAGAACCATCCGCGCAAT
Coding sequences:
- a CDS encoding STAS/SEC14 domain-containing protein gives rise to the protein MIQYRTEPDSPVIEISVEGKITDHELREAIERMRGDLELNGKTRVLERIEHFTGIEPKALWTDITLGVPVSRKVTRAAVVADAGWIRASIHLARFFTKAEVKVFHVDELEQARVWINT
- a CDS encoding alginate lyase family protein; its protein translation is MAFRLSLRAAATIPVLSIVMLGGCTAATQHHTDATGTYQSHTDAHPKPAPGARVAGAPFVHPGLLHTESDFTRMRVNVAARRQPWFDGWQRLVANRHASLDWKPNPQPAIYRGRNPDHAENYATLFNDAAAAYALALRWKITGDDAYAQHAIDVLNAWSRTLTTIDGSSDKFLASGIYGYQLANAGEILRTSPQWRADDFRRFQSMMLGVFYPMNHDFLTRHNGARIDHYWANWDLANMASMLAIGVLTDRHDIYAEAVDYFRHGAGNGSIEHVVWKLYPDGLGQVQESGRDQGHTMLDIALLGPFCQMAWSQGDDLYGYDDNRFLRGAEYAARYNLGKDVPYTQYTNSDVTQPVISPGSRGDGRPIWALVYNHYVVLKGLSAPDVEAYARKVAPEGGGGDYGPNSGGFDQLGYGTLTYTLK
- a CDS encoding DEAD/DEAH box helicase, with the protein product MSFASLGLIDPLLRNVQDRNYQTPTPVQAKAIPAVLSGKDVMAAAQTGTGKTAGFALPLLQRLVQHGPAVSSNRVRVLVLVPTRELAEQVLQSFVDYGKGLDLRFLAAYGGVSINPQMMKLRKGVDVLVATPGRLLDLNRQNAVQFDQVQTLVLDEADRMLDLGFARELNAVFAALPTQRQTLLFSATFTDDIRTMAAGILRGPVNISVSPPNVTASKIKQWVVTVDKRNKPDLFMHLVAENNWEHALVFVKTRKGVDYLAAMLDEAGYAIDTIHGDKPQPARLRALERFKTGEVNMLVATDVAARGLDIDDLPLVINVDLPIVAQDYVHRIGRTGRAGASGVAVSLVCADEAPQLAAIEALIRQTLPREEEPGFEAEHRVPETSATGQIVKKPKKPKKPKVPQAASGATQVPGKKPRPQGGENKRKPAAQRAVAAGKGAGLSSGNPFGVQKPRSKPAGKSAAGSRKPAGKPAGGRGKRQP